The following DNA comes from Cytophagia bacterium CHB2.
ATTCCGGCTCGCCCGGCTTGTGCGGGAGAATGTTTTTCTAACCCGTCAGGCAGCGGTCGATCTGTTGTATCATCGGTAATTTTTGAATCGTCATAAGGTTTGACTCATGTCTCAGACTACTGTGAAAATGGCGAAACCCAAGGGTGACGCCGTCGAGCATCCCACTAAAAGCAAGCCGCGCGAGTATACGGAAGCGATTCTCGTGGCGCTGTTTTTTGCGCTGCTCTTGCGCACGTTCGTGGTGCAAGCGTTCCGCATTCCCACCGGCTCGATGAAAGACACGCTGCTCGTCGGCGATTTCCTGCTCGTCAATAAATTCATTTACGGCGCGCGCACGCCCGACGGCATTCCGTGGACCGACATCGCGTTTCCGGTATGGCGGCTGCCCGCCCTCCG
Coding sequences within:
- the lepB gene encoding signal peptidase I, whose translation is MAKPKGDAVEHPTKSKPREYTEAILVALFFALLLRTFVVQAFRIPTGSMKDTLLVGDFLLVNKFIYGARTPDGIPWTDIAFPVWRLPALREPQAGDIVVFKYPRDPKLDYIKRCIAVGGQTVEVRDGAVYVDGKPEDERELLKY